Within the Nocardioides humi genome, the region TGCTCTCCAGCGGCGGGGAGGTGCGGGCGCAGACGATGACCCGGTCGGCCAGCACGCCGCCGGTGATGAACGTCTTCGCGCCGTTGAGGACGTAGCTGTCGCCGTCGCGCTTGGCCGTCGTGCGCATGCCCGCCAGGTCGGAGCCGGTGCCGGGCTCGGTCATGGCGATCGCGAACATGGTCTCGCCGGCGACGAAGCCGGGCATCCAGCGCTTCAGCTGCTCCTCGGTGCCGAGCTTGAGCAGGTAGGGCAGGCACAGCTCGACGTGGACGCTGGACCCGCCCAGCTGGACGCCGGCCCGGGCCTGCTCCTCGGTCAGGATCGCGGAGAACTTGAACGACTCGATGCCCGCCCCGCCGTACTCCTCGGGGACCTCGATGCCGAAGACGCCGAGCTCTCCGAGCTTGGTGTACAGCTCGCGCGGGACGATCCCCGCGTCGTACCACCCCTGGTAGTGCGGGACGACCTCGCTCTCCAGGAACGATCGGAAGGTCTGGCGGAAGGACTCGTGGTCCTCGTCGAACACGGTGCGGCGCATGGGCTCATGCTGCCATCGGCGTCAACGCCGTCAGCGCACGGAGTCGCCGCCCGCCTCGCGCAGCAGCTGCTCGAACGGCGTGGGCGCCGCGAACTCGTCGGCGACGCTCCGGCGCTGTGCGGCGGCCGACAGGGCTCCCCCGGCCCCGAGCAGGGCGGCCAGCTCGCCGGCCGCCCGTCGGACCCGCTTGTCGAGGCTGCCGTCGTCGCTCGCGCCGAAGTCCTCGCTGGCCGCGAACACCCCGGTGGGTACGACGACCGCGCGCAGGTAGGCGAACAGCGGCCGCAGCGCGTGGTCGAGCACCAGGCTGTGCCGGGCCGTCCCGGCGGTCGCGGCGATCACGACCGGCGTGCCGTCGAGCGTGCCGGGCTCGAGGACGTCGAAGAAGGTCTTGAACAGCCCCGAGTACGACGCCGAGAACACCGGCGTCACGACGACCAGCCCGTCCGCGTGGCGCACCGCGTCGATCGCCTCGGCGAGCTCGCCGGTCGGGAACCCGGTCAGCAGGTGGTCGGCCAGCGCGTGCGCCAGCGGCCGGAGCTCGACGTGCCGGACGTCGACCTCCTGGCCGCGCGCGGTCACGGCGGCCTGCACCGCGTCGCCGAGCTTGTCGGCGAGCAGCCGCGTCGACGACGGGACGGAGAGTCCCGCCGAGACGACGACGATGTGCTGGGTCATGCCCGGATCTCCTCTGCGTCCTCGGCACGGTCGGTGGTGCCGGTCATGGTGTCCTCCGCGTGCACGGTGCCGTCCTTGGCGCCCCCGGCGGCCGCGACGAGCGAGGCGTGGGTCGGTGCGTCCGGTACGTCGGCCGGCCGGCCCTCTGCGAAGCCCTTGCGCATCTCGGGCAGGATGCCGCCGAGCAGGTCGAGTTGCTCGAGCACCGTCTTCAGCGGGAGCCCCGCGTGGTCGACGAGGAACAGCTGCCGCTGGTAGTGCCCGGCGTACTCGCGGAACGACAGGGTCCGCTCCAGCACCTGCTGGGGCGAGCCGACGGTCAGCGGCGTCTGGCTGGTGAAGTCCTCCAGCGACGGGCCGTGGCCGTAGACCGGGGCGTTGTCGAAGTACGGGCGGAACTCCCGGACCGCGTCCTGGCTGTTGGGTCGCATGAAGAACTGCCCGCCGAGGCCGACGATCGCCTGGTCGGCGCGGCCGTGGCCGTAGTGCTCGAAGCGCTCGCGGTACAGGCGCACCATCTGCTCGGTGTGCGAGGCCGGCCAGAAGATGTGGTTGTGGAAGAAGCCGTCGCCGTAGTACGCCGCCTGCTCGGCGATCTCGGGGCTGCGGATGGAGCCGTGCCACACGAACGGAGCGACGCCGTCGAGCGGCCGCGGGGTCGAGGTGTAGCCCTGCAGCGGCGTACGGAACCGGCCCTCCCAGTCCACGACGTCCTCGCTCCAGAGCCGGCGCAGCAGCGCGTAGTTCTCGATGGCGAGGTTGATGCCCTGGCGGATGTCCTTGCCGAACCACGGGTAGACCGGGCCGGTGTTGCCGCGGCCCATCATCAGGTCCACCCGGCCGTCGGTGAGGTGCTGGAGCTTGGCGTAGTCCTCGGCGATCAGGACCGGGTCGGTCGTGGTGATCAGCGTGGTCGCGGTCGACAGGATGATCCTCTCGGTCTGCGCGCCGATATAGGCCAGGGTGGCCGTCGGGTTGGACGCGACGAACGGCGGGTTGTGGTGCTCGCCTGTCGCGAACACGTCGAGGCCGATCTCCTCGGCCTTCCTCGCGATCGCGACGGTGGCCTTGATCCGCTCGTACTCCGACGGCGTCCGCCCGCTGGTCGGGTCGGTGGTGACGTCGCCGACGGTGAAGATGCCGATCTGCATGGTCCGCTCCTGGTGGTCGTGATGGTCATCCGGTTCAACAGATGACATGTCAACCATATTCCCTCGCGGCTCCGGACTCAGCACCGGGACAGGACCAGCACCGCCCGGTCGTCGTCGCCGCGGTCGACGAGGTCGATGATCTGCTGGGCGGTGCCCTCCCAGCCGGCGAGGTACGCCGTCCGGGCGGTCTCCTGCAGCCAGGCGATGCCGGTGTCGATGTCCGTCGAGCGGGACTCGACCACGCCGTCGGTGTAGAAGAGCAGGGCGTCGCCCGGACTCAGCACCCCGGCGCTCTCGCGCAGCTCCGGCGTCTCGCTGACGCCCAGCGCCGTGCCCCGCGAGTTGTCGATCCGCCACTCCCGCGCCGCGGCCGACCAGACCAGCGCGGGCGGGTGACCGGCGCTGCGGATGAGGTAGTGGCCGGTCGCCAGGTCCAGGTCGAGCTGGACGGCCGTGGCGATCGACTCGTCCGAGGGCTGCCGCAGCAGGTACGTGTTCGCGTCCCGGAGCAGCTCCTCGCCCGGGACGACCCGGATCAGGCTCTCCAGCGCGCCCGCGAACTGCAGCGCGGCCGGCACCGCGGTCTCGCCGCTCCCGCACACGTCGACCAGCACCGTGCGGAGCAGCCCGCCGGAGCCCTGCAGGTCGCTGACGATGAAGTCGCCGCCGTACGCGAAGCCCTCGGCGGACAGCATCGCCGACTGGTGCCGCCAGCCCGCGGGCAGCTCGGGCATCCTCCCGCGGGCCTGCAGCCGCTCGCGCAGCCGGGCCCAGGTGACGGCATCGTCCATCGGCACAGCGTAGAGGTCGCCCGGGCGTCGTCCTTAGACTCTCACCGTGACCGAGACGACGACCGTCGACATCCTGGGCGAGCCCTGGACGGCCGAGACGATCCCGCTGGAGGACGACTTCGAGGGCGAGGTCGTCGCGACCCTGGTCGGCCGGAGGGCCGACGAGCCGACCGAGCTGGCGACCCTGCACGTCCACGGGTTCTCGGACTACTTCTTCCACACCGAGTACGCCGCCTGGTGGCTCGACCACGGCCACGACATGTACGGCCTCGACCTGCGCAAGTACGGCCGGTCGCTGCGTCCCCACCAGTCCGCGACCTATGTCGCCGACCTCACGGACTACTTCGCCGAGCTCGATGCCGCCTGGGAGCGGATCACCGTGCGGGACGGCCACCGGCGGGTCGTGCTGTCGGGGCACTCGACCGGAGGCCTCGTGGTCGCGCTGTGGGCCGACGACCGGCGGCCCGCCGAGCTGGCCGGGCTGCTGCTCAACTCGCCGTGGCTGGACCTGCAGGGGAAGGCCTGGATGCGCTCGCCCGTCGCCAACCGGGTCCTCGAGCAGGCCGGGCGGCGCCGGCCGCTGCAGGTGTTCCCCCGCGACGTCAGCGGCTACTACGGCCGGAGCCTGCACCGTGACCACCACGGCGAATGGGACTTCGACCTCACCTGGAAGCCGGTCGACTCGTTCCCCGTCCGGCTCGGCTGGCTGCGCGCCGTCCGCCAGGGGCAGGCCCGCCTCCACGCCGGGCTCGACGTGCCCGCGCCGGTGCTGGTGCTGTCCTCCGACCGCTCCGGGCACCCGCGGGCGATGGACGAGGAGGTCTTCTCGACCGACATCGTGCTCGACGTCGAGCAGATCCGGCGGTGGTCGGTCGCCGTCGGGCGGCACGTGACGTACGCCGCCGTGCCGGGCGCGGTGCACGACGTCGTCCTCTCCCGGAGCGAGCCGCGGGCACGGGCGTACGACGAGATCGAGCGCTGGCTGACGACGTACGTGCTCCGAGACCGCTCTCCGTCGCAAGCTCCGCCGGCTCAGTCGCAGGTGAAGTAGCCGTCGGAGTCGGTGTAGCAGTCGTCGATCGAGTTCTCGGCCCACACGACGAGCGCGACGAACAGCACGGCGCCGACGATGAACAGCGCGAACCCGAGCCAGCCGACGATGATGCCGGCGAGCGCCAGTCCCCCGCCCTGCTCGTTGGTGCGCTTCATCTGGCTCTTGGCGACGTGACCCAGGATCGCGCCGATGAAGCCGGTGAACCCGGCGCAGACGACGAGCGAGACGATGCTGACGACGAGCGAGGCGATCGCCATCCCGTTGGTCGCCGGGGGCGGGGTGTAGCCGTACGGCGCCGCCGGCTGTCCGTAGGGCTGGTTCGGCGGCTGGCCGTACGGCTGGTACGGGTCGTTGCCGGAGGGCGGAGTCGTCATGCGGGCAAGGATCCCATGACCGCCGGTCGCCGGGGCACTATGTTCTCCCCATGGCTGCAGCTTTCCGCATGGATCCCGTCACCGGACTCTCCGTCGGGCGCATCGTCATCGGCGTCGGCGCCCTGGCCGCTCCCTCGGCCACCGCGCGCGTGTTCGGGCTCGACCCGGCCGGCAACCCGCAGCTCGACTACATGGGCCGGATGTTCGGCGCACGCGAGCTCGCGCTCGGCGCGGTGACGCTGGTGTCCCGGGGCGCCCTGCGGCGCAACCTGACCGTGGTCGGGATCGCGGTCGACGGGGCCGACCTCGCCAACGGGCTCATCGAGCTCGGTCAGCGCAATGTCACCAAGCTCGCCAGCGGGATGCTCGTCGGCGCCGCCGCCGGGGCCATGGGCTCGGGGGTCCTCGCGCTGGTCCAGCGACGGGCCACGAAGGTCAGCTGACCAGCACCACGACGGCCACCAGGCCGACGACGACGATCGCCGCGCGCAGCGCGACGGGGGGCAGCTTGCGGCCGACCGCGGCGCCCAGCAGGCCGCCGCACACCGAGCCGATCGCGATGAGCAGCACGATCAGCCAGTCGACCTTCGCCTCCGCCCCGAGCAGCCCGAGCTCGGCGACGACGACGAACACCAGCCCCGCGACGGCGTTGACGACGGCGACAAGCACGTTCTTCACGCCGTTGAGGCGCTGGAGGGCGTCCGCGATGCCGATGCCGAGCACGCCCATGAGCAGCACGCCCTGCGCGGCGCCGAAGTAGCCGCCGTACACGCCGGTGGCGAAGACGGCGATCGGCACCCACCACGAGCGCTCCACGGCGCTGGTCCGGCCGTCCGTCGCCTCGCCGCGCCGCTCCGCGCGGGCCGCGACCGCGCGCGAGAGGCGCGGCTGGAGGACCACGAGGCCGATCCCGAGCAGGATCAGGACGGGGACGACCGCCTCGAACGCCCCGGGCGGCAGGACGAGCAGGAGGACCGCGCCGGCCACGCCGCCGACCGTGGAGAACGCGAGCAGCCGCAGCAGTCGCTCGCGCTGGCCCACCAGCTCGCGGCGGTAGCCGAAGGCTCCCGCGATCGAGCCCGGCACCAGGCCGAGGCTGTTGGACATGTTGGCGGTGACGGGAGGTACGCCGAGCGCGAGCAGGGTCGGGAACGTGATCAGGGTGCCGGAGCCGACCACCGCGTTGATCGTGCCCGCACCGACGCCGGCCAGGAGGACGGCGACGATCTCGAGCGGCGTCACTCCGCGGGAGGCTCGCCTGCCGGGGGCTTGCCCGGGTGCGCGGCGCTCTCGGCCTCGGCGATCGCCTCCTGGACGACGGCCTCGCTGTTGCCGGTGAGCGGGGTCGCCGGCTCGGTCGGCCCCATGTCGACCCGCTTGGCCGGGCCGGGGGTCTCCTTGGGGATCCCGGCGATCTCGTGGATCGACGAGCCGAGGCCCTCGAGCGCCTTGGTGATCTCCGACGGGATGACCCACACCTTGTTGGCGTCGCCCTCGGCGATGCGCGGCATCATCTGGAGGTACTGGTAGGCCAGCAGCGACTGGTCGGGCCGGCCGTCGTGGATGGCCTGGAAGACCGTCTGGATGGCCTGTCCCTCGCCCTGGGCCCGCAGGATCTGCGCCTCGCGGTCGGCCTGCGCGCGCAGGATCTGCGACTCCCGCTCACCCTCCGCGTTGAGGATCGCGGACTGCTTGTTGCCCTCCGCGGTGAGGATCGCCGACTGCCGCTGACCCTCGGCGGACAGCACGAGCGCGCGCTTGTCGCGCTCGGCGCGCATCTGCTTCTCCATCGCGTCCTTGATCGACGGCGGCGGGTCGATGCCCTTGATCTCGACCCGCTTGACCTTGATCCCCCACCGGCCGGTGGTCTCGTCGAGCACGGCGGAGAGCCCGCTGTTGATCGACTCGCGGCTGGTCAGGGTCTGCTCGAGGTCCATCCCGCCGACCACATTGCGCAGCGTGGTCATGGTGAG harbors:
- a CDS encoding DUF4267 domain-containing protein, with translation MAAAFRMDPVTGLSVGRIVIGVGALAAPSATARVFGLDPAGNPQLDYMGRMFGARELALGAVTLVSRGALRRNLTVVGIAVDGADLANGLIELGQRNVTKLASGMLVGAAAGAMGSGVLALVQRRATKVS
- a CDS encoding alpha/beta hydrolase gives rise to the protein MTETTTVDILGEPWTAETIPLEDDFEGEVVATLVGRRADEPTELATLHVHGFSDYFFHTEYAAWWLDHGHDMYGLDLRKYGRSLRPHQSATYVADLTDYFAELDAAWERITVRDGHRRVVLSGHSTGGLVVALWADDRRPAELAGLLLNSPWLDLQGKAWMRSPVANRVLEQAGRRRPLQVFPRDVSGYYGRSLHRDHHGEWDFDLTWKPVDSFPVRLGWLRAVRQGQARLHAGLDVPAPVLVLSSDRSGHPRAMDEEVFSTDIVLDVEQIRRWSVAVGRHVTYAAVPGAVHDVVLSRSEPRARAYDEIERWLTTYVLRDRSPSQAPPAQSQVK
- a CDS encoding PP2C family protein-serine/threonine phosphatase, which gives rise to MDDAVTWARLRERLQARGRMPELPAGWRHQSAMLSAEGFAYGGDFIVSDLQGSGGLLRTVLVDVCGSGETAVPAALQFAGALESLIRVVPGEELLRDANTYLLRQPSDESIATAVQLDLDLATGHYLIRSAGHPPALVWSAAAREWRIDNSRGTALGVSETPELRESAGVLSPGDALLFYTDGVVESRSTDIDTGIAWLQETARTAYLAGWEGTAQQIIDLVDRGDDDRAVLVLSRC
- a CDS encoding DUF4190 domain-containing protein, whose translation is MTTPPSGNDPYQPYGQPPNQPYGQPAAPYGYTPPPATNGMAIASLVVSIVSLVVCAGFTGFIGAILGHVAKSQMKRTNEQGGGLALAGIIVGWLGFALFIVGAVLFVALVVWAENSIDDCYTDSDGYFTCD
- a CDS encoding LLM class flavin-dependent oxidoreductase, which encodes MQIGIFTVGDVTTDPTSGRTPSEYERIKATVAIARKAEEIGLDVFATGEHHNPPFVASNPTATLAYIGAQTERIILSTATTLITTTDPVLIAEDYAKLQHLTDGRVDLMMGRGNTGPVYPWFGKDIRQGINLAIENYALLRRLWSEDVVDWEGRFRTPLQGYTSTPRPLDGVAPFVWHGSIRSPEIAEQAAYYGDGFFHNHIFWPASHTEQMVRLYRERFEHYGHGRADQAIVGLGGQFFMRPNSQDAVREFRPYFDNAPVYGHGPSLEDFTSQTPLTVGSPQQVLERTLSFREYAGHYQRQLFLVDHAGLPLKTVLEQLDLLGGILPEMRKGFAEGRPADVPDAPTHASLVAAAGGAKDGTVHAEDTMTGTTDRAEDAEEIRA
- a CDS encoding sulfite exporter TauE/SafE family protein — translated: MTPLEIVAVLLAGVGAGTINAVVGSGTLITFPTLLALGVPPVTANMSNSLGLVPGSIAGAFGYRRELVGQRERLLRLLAFSTVGGVAGAVLLLVLPPGAFEAVVPVLILLGIGLVVLQPRLSRAVAARAERRGEATDGRTSAVERSWWVPIAVFATGVYGGYFGAAQGVLLMGVLGIGIADALQRLNGVKNVLVAVVNAVAGLVFVVVAELGLLGAEAKVDWLIVLLIAIGSVCGGLLGAAVGRKLPPVALRAAIVVVGLVAVVVLVS
- a CDS encoding FMN reductase, translating into MTQHIVVVSAGLSVPSSTRLLADKLGDAVQAAVTARGQEVDVRHVELRPLAHALADHLLTGFPTGELAEAIDAVRHADGLVVVTPVFSASYSGLFKTFFDVLEPGTLDGTPVVIAATAGTARHSLVLDHALRPLFAYLRAVVVPTGVFAASEDFGASDDGSLDKRVRRAAGELAALLGAGGALSAAAQRRSVADEFAAPTPFEQLLREAGGDSVR
- a CDS encoding SPFH domain-containing protein, which encodes MTVLVLLVLLLLLVITVVAKAIRVVPQAYTGIVERFGKYKETLPAGLNFVVPFIDKVRYVIDLREQVVSFPPQAAITEDNLTVDIDTVIYFQVTDPIAATYEISNYIQAIEQLTMTTLRNVVGGMDLEQTLTSRESINSGLSAVLDETTGRWGIKVKRVEIKGIDPPPSIKDAMEKQMRAERDKRALVLSAEGQRQSAILTAEGNKQSAILNAEGERESQILRAQADREAQILRAQGEGQAIQTVFQAIHDGRPDQSLLAYQYLQMMPRIAEGDANKVWVIPSEITKALEGLGSSIHEIAGIPKETPGPAKRVDMGPTEPATPLTGNSEAVVQEAIAEAESAAHPGKPPAGEPPAE